A genomic window from Populus alba chromosome 19, ASM523922v2, whole genome shotgun sequence includes:
- the LOC118061297 gene encoding uncharacterized protein: protein KWKVFSYGVRQFSFKGSSDLGKRVDGNFAKKLLEKPATAVTSAFSRYREALGLQIDAFLKRNSLFLFGAGGVIICALLWRIMFGIANTFVSLSEGMAKYGFLALSTAIVAFSGLYIRSRITINPDKVYRMAMTKLNTSAGILEVMGAPLTGTVLRAYVMSGGGLILKNFKPTVRSKRCFLIFPIQGSERKGLVSVEVKKKKGQYDMRLLAVDIPMASGPDQRLFLIGDEEEYKVGGGLISELRDPVVKAMAASKEFDDLDQIEEEKDAERELQEAERKHREEIEKLEKGGS, encoded by the exons AAATGGAAAGTTTTTTCCTATGGGGTGAGGCAGTTTTCTTTCAAAGGTTCTTCGGATTTGGGGAAAAGGGTTGATGGCAATTTTGCAAAAAAGCTTCTTGAGAAGCCGGCCACTGCTGTTACTTCTGCTTTCTCGAGGTACCGTGAAGCTTTAGGGTTGCAAATTGATGCCTTTTTAAAGAGGAATTCCTTGTTTTTGTTCGGGGCTGGAGGAGTGATAATTTGTGCTTTGCTTTGGAGGATTATGTTTGGCATTGCTAATACTTTTGTTAGTCTATCTGAAGGCATGGCGAAGTATGGGTTTCTCGCCCTTTCAACTGCCATCGTAGCCTTTTCT GGCCTGTATATCCGCTCAAGAATTACAATCAATCCTGATAAAGTTTATAGAATGGCCATGACAAAGCTGAACACCTCAGCTGGGATTCTTGAGGTTATGGGTGCTCCTCTCACAGGAACAGTATTAAGAGCCTATGTGATGTCAGGAGGTGGACTTATTCTAAAGAACTTTAAGCCAACTGTTAGGAGCAAGCGGTGTTTTCTCATCTTCCCAATACAAGGTTCTGAGAGAAAAGGTCTCGTCAGTGTTGAagttaagaagaagaaaggccAG TATGATATGAGGTTATTGGCTGTTGACATCCCCATGGCATCAGGACCTGATCAGCGATTATTTCTGATTGGAGACGAAGAAGAATACAAGGTTGGTGGTGGTTTGATATCTGAGCTGAGAGATCCTGTGGTGAAAGCAATGGCAGCAAGCAAGGAATTTGATGATCTTGATCAAATCGAGGAAGAGAAGGATGCCGAGAGGGAACTTCAGGAAGCTGAAAGAAAGCACCGTGAGGAAATTGAAAAGCTTGAAAAAGGTGGCTCCTAG